Genomic segment of Veillonellales bacterium:
GCGGCGCTCCCACCATATTACCGATAACCATGAACAGCATATGGTTGGCAGCGGCCACCCGGGGCATACCATACACCTGCATTAAATAAGGGATTCCCCATACCCCGATAATAGACATATAAACTCCGTACATGGCAACAGAAGCTAAAAACGGCGGCCAGGTAAAGGGGTTTTTAAATACCACTTTCATCCTGGCAAGCACACTTTCCTTGCCCTTTTCTACCGGCGCACATATTTTCCCTTCCCGCTTTTCGATTTCTATTATTGAGGGAAGCCCAATATCTCCCGGCCGGTCCCGCACCATCAGCCAGCAAATCAGCGCCATCACCAGGGAATATGCCGCAATAAGATAAAAGGAAGAGCGCCAGCCGACAGCGTCAACAATAAAGGCCAGCGGCGTTGCTGCCAACAGAGAACCGGAATTGCCGACAAAAGTTAAGAGCCCCGACATTGTGGCAAATTCCCGCACCCGGAACCATTCTGCCTGAATCTTAGCGATATTCACGTAAATCAAGGCCACTCCCAGGCTGGAAAAAAAGCGTCCGGCATATAAACCGCCGATGCTGTCGGTCCAGCCAAAAAAAGCGGCGCCACAGGCCGATATTACTAAGGATAAGCTGACGACCCGCCTGGGCCCGTAATAATCCGCTAAAATCCCTGCCGGTACTTGCAGTATGGCATAGGTATAAAAATAAATTGACGACAAGATTCCCAAATCCGCCGCCCGCTCAATAACGAATTCACTCATAAGGCTGTCGGCTACTACCCCGGTTACCGTACGATGAAAGTAAGACGCTAAAAAAGCGAACGCCAGCGGCGTCCAAATGAACCAGCGGCGAATTTTAAGCCGTTGCATTTTTTGCTGATCCTGCAATACATCCAACCTCCATAAAACATAAAATACATACCAACAGCCTGATCCACTCATTCATCACGAGGGCTCAGGCTGCTTGCCTACCGCTTCCAGGTATAAGGGACTTTGCCCATCAAATCCTCCATAATCTGCTTTGCCAGGTAATCGGGATTTCCCATTACCGACCAATCGCCATCATAATCCCGGCTGTCGTGAATATCCAAAAATTGATTTTTTCCAACGTCATAACCAACAATCCGTATGGTCAAATCGGTTCGCTGAAACAAATCACCATCGCGGTTGCTAAAAGTAACTGCGGTGAAATTCGTAATTTGCGCCCCAATCACGATATCCGC
This window contains:
- a CDS encoding MFS transporter yields the protein MQRLKIRRWFIWTPLAFAFLASYFHRTVTGVVADSLMSEFVIERAADLGILSSIYFYTYAILQVPAGILADYYGPRRVVSLSLVISACGAAFFGWTDSIGGLYAGRFFSSLGVALIYVNIAKIQAEWFRVREFATMSGLLTFVGNSGSLLAATPLAFIVDAVGWRSSFYLIAAYSLVMALICWLMVRDRPGDIGLPSIIEIEKREGKICAPVEKGKESVLARMKVVFKNPFTWPPFLASVAMYGVYMSIIGVWGIPYLMQVYGMPRVAAANHMLFMVIGNMVGAPLLGFLSDRLGFRRWPYVGSAAGILAAWLVTIWHGAQPPEWMLYPICLALGLGVSGVSLTVACVKEVNPRHLTGMAAGIANSGAFVGGALLQAPFGWILDQYWQGSVEQGVRLYPVAAYQSAFLFCAGVLVAGLLCALLIKETHCKELESRPAGSLAQ